A window of Apium graveolens cultivar Ventura unplaced genomic scaffold, ASM990537v1 ctg9210, whole genome shotgun sequence contains these coding sequences:
- the LOC141705665 gene encoding L-ascorbate peroxidase, cytosolic-like: MGKCYPIVSEDYKVAVEKCRRKLRGFIAEKNCAPLMLRLAWHSAGTYDVNTKTGGPFGTMRHKLEQSHAANNGLDIAVRLLEPFKEQFPIISYGDLYQLAGVVSVEITGGPDVPFHPGRPDKEEPPLEGRLPDATLGNDHLRNVFVKTMGLSDKDIVTLSGGHTLGRAHKERSGFEGPWTTNPLIFDNSYFTELLTGEKEGLLQLPTDKSLLEDPVFRPLVDKYAADEDAFFADYAESHMKLSELGFAEA, translated from the exons ATGGGAAAGTGCTATCCAATTGTGAGCGAGGACTACAAGGTTGCTGTTGAAAAATGCAGAAGGAAGCTTAGAGGATTCATCGCTGAGAAGAATTGCGCTCCACTTATGCTTCGTCTCGC GTGGCACTCAGCTGGTACTTATGATGTTAATACCAAGACTGGGGGTCCTTTCGGAACAATGAGGCACAAGCTTGAGCAATCTCATGCTGCCAACAATGGCCTCGATATCGCTGTTAGGCTTTTGGAGCCTTTTAAGGAGCAATTCCCCATCATCTCTTATGGTGATTTGTATCAG TTGGCTGGAGTTGTTTCTGTTGAAATTACTGGAGGTCCTGATGTTCCATTCCACCCTGGGAGGCCG GACAAAGAGGAGCCACCACTGGAAGGCCGCTTGCCTGATGCTACTTTGG GAAATGATCATTTGAGAAATGTGTTTGTCAAAACTATGGGACTCTCTGACAAGGATATTGTTACACTTTCCGGTGGCCATACTCTG GGACGCGCTCACAAGGAGCGTTCTGGGTTTGAAGGACCCTGGACAACCAACCCTCTCATCTTTGATAACTCTTATTTCAC GGAGCTCTTGACTGGCGAGAAGGAAGGCCTTCTTCAATTGCCTACTGACAAATCTCTTCTCGAAGACCCTGTCTTCCGTCCCCTTGTTGACAAATATGCTGCT GATGAGGATGCCTTCTTTGCCGACTATGCAGAATCTCACATGAAGCTATCTGAACTTgg GTTTGCTGAGGCCTAA